One segment of Rhodopirellula baltica SH 1 DNA contains the following:
- a CDS encoding DMT family transporter: MNDDLGEPRDYLKLHFLVFVWGFTGAMGELIHLPAVEIVLFRSAIASVVLGWMVRKSWRVSIQQAVAMLATGCLIGAHWVLFFLAVKVANVSVCMVGIATVSLWTALLEPLMIRGRKLRRMDLIFGVCVIAAVAVIFQSELQYAGGFLIAIVAAFAAAVFSILNGRFAVTTPHRVISLYEMIGACAFCTACLPLSAFYLSEGQGLDLVPSLSDFGWLLVLAVVCTVYAYSEYVSLLKRLSVFTINFANNLEPVYGMILGAILFGDYRTLGVGFYFGATAIAFLVLAHTGWSRRKRLPIG; the protein is encoded by the coding sequence GTGAATGACGATTTGGGCGAACCACGCGACTACCTGAAGTTACACTTCTTGGTGTTCGTGTGGGGCTTCACAGGCGCCATGGGCGAATTGATTCATTTGCCTGCTGTGGAAATCGTGCTGTTTCGAAGTGCGATTGCTTCGGTCGTTCTGGGCTGGATGGTCCGAAAGTCTTGGCGTGTATCGATCCAGCAAGCTGTCGCGATGCTGGCGACCGGATGTTTGATTGGCGCCCACTGGGTGCTGTTCTTCTTGGCCGTGAAAGTGGCCAACGTTTCGGTCTGCATGGTTGGGATCGCAACGGTTTCGCTGTGGACCGCGTTGCTTGAGCCATTGATGATCCGCGGTCGAAAACTTCGCCGCATGGATTTGATCTTTGGCGTTTGCGTGATCGCCGCCGTGGCCGTCATCTTTCAAAGCGAACTGCAATACGCGGGCGGATTTCTGATCGCAATCGTTGCAGCGTTTGCCGCTGCCGTGTTCTCGATCCTGAATGGGCGGTTTGCCGTCACGACTCCGCATCGAGTCATTTCGCTGTATGAGATGATCGGTGCATGCGCATTCTGTACCGCGTGCTTGCCGTTGTCTGCGTTCTACCTGAGTGAAGGCCAAGGTCTCGATCTGGTGCCCTCGCTGAGCGATTTCGGATGGCTACTGGTCTTGGCCGTGGTTTGTACGGTCTACGCCTACAGTGAGTACGTTTCGCTTCTCAAACGCCTCTCTGTTTTCACCATCAACTTTGCGAACAATCTCGAACCCGTCTACGGAATGATTCTCGGAGCGATCCTGTTCGGCGATTATCGGACGTTGGGCGTGGGCTTCTACTTCGGTGCAACTGCGATCGCATTCTTGGTGCTCGCACACACCGGCTGGTCACGTCGAAAACGATTGCCAATTGGATGA
- a CDS encoding serine/threonine-protein kinase, with amino-acid sequence MTVLPDDPSSNAEDIFLDAIDLPAVDREAYLRQRCDGDAELLRKVRNLIAADEAAQDDEFLRSKFMPASPLMQAFGEADHDASGDIPEEYAAVNESARFRILSRHDEGGLGEVLVAHDRQLDREVAIKQIRPQWNGHEEANARFLREAEITGRLEHPGIVPVYAMGTWKDGRPFYAMRFIEGQTLRQVIREYRDSLKEESEDSSSGRDGEKARSLRTILNRFVDVCNTIEYAHSRRIIHRDIKPANIMIGPYGETLVVDWGLAKQLDDGLAIASRDNADAIPDASTKAESDSSHTRAGGTVGTPQYMSPEQANGDVSLVGCQTDVYLLGATLYQILTGSPPHQDDSVSQILQRVRQEEVTPPRRRDASVSESLQAICMKAMAKRPADRYTTVAALAADVERWLGDEPVSVFEDPLPVRIGRWGRKHRTLATSGAVAMLLLMFGSIAGAAVWSYQSSQRLKVESERNQKELELTIANAKRLNEIRNSVDSDWQVAASEIEFGRYESALGILRRASKTLEEESEFSQDRERIVAKAKRLQRLVSFYDLSEQAEEFGIMSRDTQGIMAASNALKALGIWEQRDWWNYLPHEDLSANQRDQLLWDAYQQWIILDGMLVKTIGTRLFGVMKHSDGESDSSERLWKAWTAMQTKAGIAEAQAAKVVSERVELFRQSEAVRWYRGIANFRLGDGKWVKGEELGTARNAADAQKIGIMCLLSAMDPSFRVVFKDYKNLDAVEGGRQLFQRSASLRPNHYWTQLTLGHLQYFSSIQQPELTWQSYSLAIQTFGRCIAINPDNCFGYADRAALYRMQADLLRDDESVDPSIREERIEDLLLWSMQDAENAFRLGEKQPWVGWVYGMTLSAIDQNQLAVDVLLETCRQSLALVPVVDSALIAAEDLRGRSDAIQFAEEMSEQHPDQPVYPLLLASIHLTRQQNDVAEAVLDELFESGQVNQLSPPLLAHALAARGIIHLSAERLNLAVEDFERANQLDPHHLWAAYGIAACKDLSGQYEEALGLYKQASKLSTLSEHQAACLLGIGRTQAFLRKYSEAAESVQAALETQPGCEVLGAVRPLYDRLKEWAKTSQPKEEMRQLSDWIKEINKLPRATKVLIADGETPTPYRASLLNGGFEQGGWNYWSNDRGIAWVNDPGYRSLASVTSSQAHSGEYSMRIVGDRSPSREVAMRTDGETQPTGGRTKQVFPIPENSRCVVSVWAKAKELNENAVRVIIDGSQVPVTLDLAEGTYDWRKFETEIYFGRSPDPTLTSIPMEVQIVSAGEGEVWLDDLKVTVFDAD; translated from the coding sequence GTGACCGTTTTGCCAGATGACCCGTCATCCAACGCAGAAGACATTTTCTTGGACGCCATTGATCTGCCCGCAGTGGATCGAGAGGCGTATCTGCGGCAGCGGTGCGATGGTGACGCGGAGTTGTTGCGGAAAGTTCGCAACCTGATTGCGGCCGACGAAGCGGCTCAGGACGATGAATTTTTGAGGTCCAAGTTCATGCCGGCATCGCCATTGATGCAGGCGTTCGGTGAAGCGGATCACGATGCGTCGGGCGACATCCCCGAGGAATATGCCGCTGTCAACGAGTCGGCTCGATTCCGGATTCTGTCCCGACACGATGAAGGCGGGCTGGGCGAAGTGTTGGTCGCTCACGATCGGCAACTCGACCGAGAGGTCGCGATCAAGCAGATCCGGCCGCAATGGAATGGGCACGAAGAAGCCAATGCCCGCTTTCTTCGCGAAGCCGAGATCACTGGCCGGTTGGAACACCCCGGTATCGTGCCCGTTTATGCGATGGGGACTTGGAAGGATGGGCGCCCGTTCTATGCGATGCGCTTCATCGAGGGGCAAACACTTCGCCAAGTGATCCGCGAATATCGTGATTCGCTCAAAGAAGAGTCGGAAGATTCATCGAGTGGAAGAGACGGCGAGAAAGCTCGGTCGTTGCGGACAATCCTGAATCGATTCGTCGATGTCTGCAACACGATCGAGTATGCGCACAGTCGGCGTATCATTCATCGCGATATCAAACCCGCCAACATCATGATTGGTCCCTACGGTGAAACGTTGGTGGTCGATTGGGGATTGGCGAAGCAACTCGATGATGGTTTGGCGATTGCGTCCCGCGACAATGCCGATGCGATACCAGACGCTTCCACCAAAGCTGAAAGTGACTCCAGCCACACGCGAGCGGGCGGGACCGTGGGAACGCCGCAGTACATGAGTCCCGAGCAGGCGAACGGCGATGTGTCGCTGGTTGGATGCCAAACGGATGTGTATTTGCTGGGAGCGACGCTGTACCAGATCCTGACTGGCTCACCGCCTCATCAAGACGATTCGGTCAGCCAAATCCTTCAGCGTGTTCGGCAAGAAGAGGTCACACCGCCACGTCGCCGCGATGCAAGTGTTTCGGAATCGTTGCAAGCGATTTGCATGAAAGCGATGGCGAAACGGCCGGCAGATCGATACACGACGGTGGCCGCATTGGCGGCGGATGTCGAACGCTGGTTGGGTGACGAACCCGTGTCGGTGTTTGAAGATCCACTGCCGGTACGGATTGGACGTTGGGGGCGAAAACATCGAACGCTCGCCACCAGCGGTGCGGTCGCAATGTTGTTGTTGATGTTCGGCTCGATCGCGGGAGCGGCGGTATGGAGCTACCAAAGTTCGCAACGTCTGAAGGTCGAAAGCGAACGCAACCAAAAGGAATTGGAACTGACCATCGCGAATGCGAAGCGGTTGAATGAGATTCGCAATTCGGTCGACTCGGATTGGCAGGTTGCTGCCAGCGAGATCGAATTTGGTCGCTACGAATCGGCGTTGGGAATCTTGCGCCGAGCATCCAAAACGCTGGAGGAAGAATCGGAGTTCAGCCAAGATCGCGAGAGGATTGTTGCCAAAGCGAAGCGTCTGCAGCGATTGGTTTCGTTTTACGACCTGTCGGAACAAGCCGAAGAATTTGGAATCATGAGCCGTGACACACAGGGGATCATGGCGGCGTCGAACGCGCTGAAGGCTCTTGGCATTTGGGAGCAACGAGATTGGTGGAACTATCTGCCTCACGAGGATCTGTCGGCAAATCAAAGGGATCAGCTTCTTTGGGACGCCTACCAACAGTGGATCATCCTGGATGGGATGCTGGTCAAGACGATTGGGACTCGATTGTTTGGAGTGATGAAACACTCCGATGGTGAATCGGATTCGAGTGAACGCTTGTGGAAAGCCTGGACCGCGATGCAGACCAAAGCCGGCATCGCAGAGGCTCAGGCCGCCAAGGTCGTGAGCGAACGCGTAGAACTGTTTCGGCAATCGGAGGCTGTGCGTTGGTACCGCGGGATCGCGAATTTTCGATTGGGCGATGGCAAGTGGGTCAAAGGTGAAGAGCTGGGGACGGCTCGCAACGCAGCGGATGCTCAAAAGATCGGAATCATGTGTTTGCTTTCCGCCATGGACCCATCGTTTCGAGTGGTGTTCAAAGACTACAAAAATCTCGATGCCGTCGAAGGCGGACGCCAGTTGTTTCAGCGTTCGGCGTCGCTGCGTCCGAATCACTATTGGACGCAGTTGACTCTCGGCCATCTTCAGTACTTTTCCTCGATCCAGCAGCCTGAACTGACTTGGCAGAGCTATTCGTTGGCCATTCAAACCTTTGGACGTTGCATCGCAATCAATCCCGACAATTGCTTTGGCTACGCCGACCGTGCTGCGCTGTACCGGATGCAAGCGGATTTACTGCGAGACGATGAATCGGTCGATCCGTCCATCCGGGAAGAACGGATCGAAGACCTTCTGTTATGGAGCATGCAGGATGCAGAGAATGCTTTCCGGCTCGGCGAGAAACAGCCTTGGGTGGGATGGGTCTATGGCATGACCCTGTCTGCGATCGACCAAAATCAACTCGCCGTGGACGTGTTGTTGGAAACTTGCCGGCAGTCTTTAGCATTGGTTCCCGTGGTCGATTCCGCGTTGATTGCAGCGGAAGATTTGCGGGGACGATCCGATGCGATTCAGTTCGCCGAGGAAATGTCTGAGCAGCATCCCGATCAACCCGTGTACCCATTGTTGCTGGCGTCCATTCATCTGACGCGTCAGCAAAACGATGTGGCCGAAGCGGTGTTGGACGAGCTCTTCGAATCAGGGCAAGTCAATCAGCTATCGCCGCCCCTGCTGGCTCACGCGTTGGCGGCGCGCGGGATCATTCATCTGTCGGCCGAACGATTGAATCTCGCGGTGGAAGATTTCGAAAGAGCCAATCAGTTGGATCCACATCACTTGTGGGCGGCCTACGGAATCGCTGCCTGCAAAGATCTTTCGGGGCAGTACGAAGAAGCTCTCGGTCTCTACAAGCAGGCATCGAAGCTTTCGACACTGAGCGAACACCAGGCGGCCTGTTTGTTGGGCATTGGGCGAACGCAAGCGTTTCTGCGGAAGTATTCCGAAGCGGCCGAATCAGTCCAAGCGGCTTTGGAAACGCAGCCCGGTTGCGAGGTGCTCGGCGCGGTGCGGCCGTTGTATGACCGGCTGAAGGAATGGGCAAAGACGTCGCAGCCGAAGGAGGAGATGAGGCAATTGTCGGACTGGATCAAAGAGATCAACAAACTGCCGCGAGCAACCAAGGTGCTGATCGCGGACGGTGAGACGCCGACGCCTTACCGAGCATCGCTGCTCAATGGTGGTTTCGAACAAGGTGGATGGAATTACTGGTCCAATGATCGTGGCATCGCCTGGGTCAACGATCCGGGATATCGGTCACTGGCCAGTGTCACGTCGTCTCAGGCTCACTCGGGTGAGTATTCGATGCGGATCGTTGGTGATCGGTCACCATCCCGCGAGGTAGCGATGCGGACTGACGGTGAAACGCAGCCAACAGGCGGGCGAACGAAACAGGTTTTCCCCATCCCTGAAAATTCGAGGTGTGTTGTTTCCGTTTGGGCCAAAGCGAAAGAGCTGAACGAGAATGCCGTCCGAGTGATCATCGATGGATCGCAGGTTCCGGTGACCTTGGATTTGGCCGAGGGAACTTACGATTGGCGGAAATTCGAGACCGAGATTTACTTCGGGCGGTCGCCGGATCCGACGCTGACGAGCATCCCGATGGAGGTTCAGATTGTTTCTGCCGGCGAGGGCGAAGTCTGGCTGGATGATTTGAAAGTGACGGTGTTCGACGCGGATTGA
- a CDS encoding SMP-30/gluconolactonase/LRE family protein has protein sequence MKETKLKVRLRSWYRLAKLGLAMGVTWGSASAVVGEENDYVSPRATSVFAGTPMLLQEHGAGEGPAWHPEKGLFTSGEGNINLRSPNGETLVYQTDSGSNGLMFDREGRLVVCEAVRRRIVRLELDGSKTVLADGFDGMKFNQPNDLSIDSVGRIYFTDPQYGDRSNMELVDESGKHVEGVYRIDPDGTVSRIIAHEVDRPNGLVVTADDRSLFVADNNNGLGGARKLWRFDLKANGSVDLSSQTLVHDWGTTRGPDGMKLDQQGRLYVAAGLNEPHLPQETAEQPTAGIYVFSQEGKLLDYLRIPRDETTNCAFGGDDLKTLFVTAGGTLWSVQTVAAGAPVFPSRSSK, from the coding sequence ATGAAGGAAACGAAGTTGAAAGTACGTCTTCGAAGTTGGTATCGGTTGGCAAAGTTGGGCTTGGCAATGGGCGTGACTTGGGGCTCGGCCAGTGCCGTGGTCGGTGAGGAAAACGACTACGTATCCCCGCGGGCTACTTCGGTTTTTGCGGGAACGCCGATGTTGCTGCAGGAACACGGCGCGGGGGAAGGTCCAGCCTGGCACCCTGAGAAAGGGCTGTTCACCAGCGGCGAAGGGAACATCAACCTGCGAAGCCCGAATGGCGAAACATTGGTGTATCAAACGGATTCCGGTTCGAACGGATTGATGTTCGATCGAGAGGGACGTTTGGTCGTTTGCGAAGCCGTGCGACGTCGTATCGTTCGGCTGGAATTGGACGGCAGCAAAACCGTGCTGGCGGATGGTTTTGATGGGATGAAATTCAACCAGCCCAATGACCTCTCCATCGATTCTGTTGGCCGGATTTACTTCACCGACCCACAGTATGGCGACCGGTCGAACATGGAATTGGTGGATGAATCCGGCAAGCACGTCGAGGGTGTTTACCGGATCGATCCCGATGGAACGGTTTCGCGAATCATTGCTCACGAAGTCGATCGGCCGAACGGGTTGGTGGTCACGGCAGACGATCGATCCCTGTTTGTTGCGGACAACAACAACGGTTTGGGCGGCGCAAGAAAGCTATGGCGATTTGATTTGAAGGCGAATGGAAGCGTTGATCTGAGCAGTCAGACATTGGTCCACGATTGGGGAACGACTCGTGGCCCCGACGGAATGAAATTGGATCAACAAGGGCGTTTGTACGTTGCGGCAGGATTGAACGAACCTCATCTTCCGCAGGAGACCGCAGAACAGCCTACGGCCGGCATTTATGTGTTTTCGCAAGAGGGCAAACTACTCGACTACTTGCGCATACCGCGTGACGAGACAACCAATTGCGCCTTCGGTGGTGACGACTTGAAAACTCTCTTCGTGACGGCGGGGGGAACGCTCTGGAGTGTGCAGACGGTCGCCGCGGGTGCCCCCGTGTTTCCGAGTCGCTCGTCCAAATAG
- a CDS encoding formylglycine-generating enzyme family protein yields MQSKCPTDERSVKTDRGFMVVYTQRIPGTNVEIEMVPVAGGTIDLKPPSPTPWVDASGVKQSEATLVPPKVALDPKVQTVAIEPFWMGKLEITMEQYMPYRQLYYAHKKAAFRKGYQRPGFDEVDGVTAPTDVYDYSINFEFAGASDSPVPTTSQFAARQYTKWLSLVCEVDYRLPLRSEWQHACVSGQKTERLVDDVAVHFENTEAVDVLLTGSKAASSLGLHDMQGNVSEWVIEDTATTGLFRGHVAIGGNFNSDAKDCQCDSMLRSTEDWWDEDPDFPPSPWWATSDESRATGFRIISPLTQMSDKQRELYWEADSDRLREDVESRVESGRGSFGLVKP; encoded by the coding sequence GTGCAATCCAAATGTCCGACGGATGAACGCTCCGTCAAGACAGACCGGGGATTCATGGTCGTCTATACGCAGCGAATACCGGGGACAAACGTTGAAATCGAAATGGTACCGGTTGCCGGCGGCACGATTGATTTGAAGCCACCTTCTCCAACACCGTGGGTCGATGCATCTGGCGTCAAGCAATCGGAAGCGACGTTGGTCCCGCCAAAAGTCGCGTTAGATCCGAAGGTGCAGACCGTGGCGATCGAACCGTTTTGGATGGGGAAACTGGAAATCACGATGGAGCAGTACATGCCGTATCGACAACTGTACTACGCTCACAAGAAAGCCGCCTTTCGAAAGGGTTACCAGCGGCCGGGCTTTGACGAGGTGGATGGCGTGACCGCTCCAACGGACGTTTACGACTACTCAATCAACTTTGAATTTGCTGGTGCCTCTGATTCACCGGTGCCAACCACCAGCCAATTCGCTGCCCGGCAGTACACGAAATGGTTGAGTTTGGTTTGCGAGGTGGACTATCGGTTGCCGCTACGAAGTGAATGGCAGCACGCCTGCGTTTCAGGTCAGAAAACGGAACGATTGGTCGATGATGTTGCGGTTCACTTTGAGAACACCGAAGCGGTCGATGTCCTTCTCACTGGTTCGAAAGCCGCGAGCTCTTTGGGGCTGCACGATATGCAGGGCAATGTTTCGGAATGGGTGATCGAGGACACGGCGACGACCGGCCTGTTCCGTGGGCACGTTGCCATCGGCGGGAATTTCAACTCGGATGCCAAAGATTGCCAATGCGATTCCATGCTTCGTAGCACAGAAGATTGGTGGGATGAGGATCCGGATTTTCCACCGAGTCCATGGTGGGCGACATCTGACGAATCCCGTGCAACCGGTTTTCGAATCATCAGTCCGTTGACGCAGATGAGTGATAAGCAGCGTGAGTTGTACTGGGAAGCAGACTCGGATCGTTTGCGAGAGGACGTCGAATCGAGGGTGGAATCGGGGCGAGGAAGCTTTGGTTTGGTAAAGCCCTGA
- a CDS encoding M50 family metallopeptidase, with protein MPDQPYLQRGFAGLASLVQLSFTPVEFMSLPVDWSLLPSLLAATEDTGGVIAWLQTTWLWTQVALGIGLVIFVHELGHFLAAKTFGVKCEKFYVGFDVPISIGPIKFPRTLGKFTYGETEYGIGILPLGGYVKMLGQDDDPRKAEEEAKRIRQSGEASDAEEKLDPRSYPAKPVWQRMIIISAGVVMNVITGVLFAAFAFFNGVGYTPAVVGGVTPGGPAWQAGVQPGGKVVAVGSLEDDSQLPFSEMQLKIMEAGIESSETAVPVRLQYGDDTREYQLVTQASPIEPDRRMIGIQSPTGDTLFSELPAMPNSVAADVVTEEDAGAKVVGFDEQTLDSSATMPITPLLTRIHTAPSQPIEIRLVRTDESEHSLTLPPQKAKDFGIQFKIGPIKALMQNGPAELAGMKVGDQIISVGDDTEVDAYQMVLADVQYDEPVNITVQRGEGDSREEIELTLTPQRIEQTMTPVSAFGEMMSVDSLGFAYEPTAVTSEVISGTEGSAADGNETIQVGDELREIRVQFASAKDRESIEDELSETAMEALTEGWEIGPTKPLGNLMETIQLLPNGTKIIATAIRPPNGTVVEQTLTVRQSDRFWYERGLNFTPVESIRKADSLGMALALGVSEAKRRMADVGRFLSMLVRGKVKAKFVGGPIRIAQMASHQAEKGLSAQLMFLTMLSMNLAILNFLPIPALDGGHMVFLTAELIRGKKVDEAMEMRLTFVGVLALLALMIFVFTNDILNLL; from the coding sequence TTGCCCGACCAACCATATCTTCAACGTGGATTTGCCGGGCTGGCATCCCTCGTTCAACTCTCTTTCACCCCCGTCGAATTCATGTCGTTGCCTGTTGATTGGTCCCTCTTGCCCTCCTTGTTGGCGGCCACCGAAGACACCGGCGGCGTCATCGCTTGGTTGCAAACCACTTGGCTGTGGACCCAAGTCGCCCTCGGAATTGGCTTGGTCATCTTCGTCCACGAACTCGGACACTTTCTCGCGGCCAAAACATTTGGCGTGAAATGCGAAAAGTTCTACGTCGGATTCGACGTGCCAATCTCGATTGGCCCGATCAAGTTCCCTCGAACGCTCGGCAAGTTCACCTACGGCGAAACCGAATACGGGATCGGCATTCTGCCACTGGGCGGATACGTGAAGATGTTGGGTCAGGACGATGACCCGCGAAAAGCGGAAGAGGAAGCCAAACGCATCCGACAAAGCGGGGAAGCTTCCGACGCCGAAGAGAAACTCGATCCACGAAGTTATCCGGCCAAGCCCGTTTGGCAACGAATGATCATTATCAGTGCCGGCGTGGTAATGAACGTGATCACCGGTGTGTTGTTTGCCGCCTTCGCTTTCTTCAACGGTGTTGGCTACACGCCGGCAGTTGTCGGTGGCGTGACTCCTGGCGGCCCCGCTTGGCAAGCAGGCGTGCAACCGGGTGGAAAGGTCGTTGCAGTTGGTTCTCTCGAAGATGATTCGCAATTGCCATTCAGCGAAATGCAATTGAAGATCATGGAGGCCGGCATCGAGTCGTCCGAGACCGCTGTTCCAGTTCGATTGCAATACGGAGACGACACTCGCGAATACCAATTGGTAACGCAGGCCAGCCCGATCGAACCCGATCGACGGATGATCGGCATCCAAAGTCCAACCGGCGACACGCTGTTTTCTGAACTGCCTGCGATGCCAAACTCAGTCGCCGCCGATGTGGTGACCGAAGAGGATGCGGGGGCCAAAGTGGTTGGCTTTGATGAGCAAACGCTGGATTCATCAGCAACCATGCCCATCACGCCTCTGTTGACTCGCATTCACACCGCACCGTCACAGCCAATTGAAATTCGATTGGTACGCACCGACGAATCCGAACATTCGCTGACCCTGCCGCCTCAAAAGGCGAAAGACTTCGGAATCCAATTTAAAATTGGACCGATCAAAGCGTTGATGCAAAACGGTCCCGCCGAATTGGCCGGGATGAAGGTCGGCGACCAAATCATTTCCGTGGGAGATGACACGGAAGTCGACGCCTATCAGATGGTGCTCGCGGATGTTCAGTACGACGAACCGGTGAACATCACCGTGCAGCGTGGTGAAGGCGACTCCCGCGAGGAGATTGAATTGACGCTTACACCCCAGCGTATCGAACAAACGATGACGCCGGTCTCAGCGTTCGGCGAGATGATGTCAGTCGATTCACTCGGTTTTGCCTACGAGCCAACCGCTGTGACATCGGAAGTGATTTCTGGCACCGAAGGATCCGCGGCGGACGGAAACGAAACCATTCAGGTCGGAGACGAACTCCGCGAAATCCGCGTGCAGTTTGCCAGCGCCAAGGATCGCGAATCAATCGAAGATGAGTTGTCTGAGACCGCGATGGAAGCCCTGACTGAGGGCTGGGAAATTGGCCCCACGAAGCCGCTTGGCAACTTGATGGAAACAATTCAATTGTTGCCCAACGGGACCAAGATCATTGCCACCGCGATTCGTCCGCCCAATGGCACCGTGGTGGAGCAAACATTGACGGTTCGTCAATCTGATCGATTCTGGTACGAACGCGGATTGAATTTCACTCCCGTCGAATCCATTCGCAAAGCGGATTCTTTGGGGATGGCACTTGCTTTGGGCGTGAGCGAAGCCAAACGCCGTATGGCAGATGTTGGACGCTTCCTCAGCATGCTTGTTCGAGGAAAGGTGAAAGCCAAGTTTGTTGGTGGTCCAATCCGGATCGCACAAATGGCCAGCCACCAAGCCGAGAAGGGTTTGTCCGCTCAATTGATGTTCTTGACGATGTTGAGCATGAACCTGGCGATCCTCAACTTCTTACCGATTCCGGCGCTCGATGGTGGCCACATGGTCTTCCTGACCGCCGAGTTGATCCGTGGGAAGAAGGTCGACGAAGCGATGGAAATGCGTCTGACTTTTGTCGGCGTCTTGGCATTGCTGGCACTGATGATCTTTGTCTTCACCAACGACATCCTGAACCTTTTGTAG
- a CDS encoding ECF-type sigma factor, which yields MSQPETEVSMLLQQVKDGDEEAREKLFVTLQSELRDMAGALMRGERPDHTLQATALVNEACVRLLDTEALKNVSDRRYMFGMANRAMRQILIDHARRRRTNKRGGDYQRASLDVVLDNFEANNRCQYEDLESALEGLEATSPRQREVVELRFFSGLTNEEVAKVLEISVATVERDWRLARAKLFDQLRSDDA from the coding sequence GTGAGCCAACCTGAAACCGAAGTCTCGATGCTGTTGCAGCAGGTCAAGGATGGCGACGAGGAAGCCCGCGAAAAGTTGTTTGTGACGTTGCAGTCTGAACTGCGAGACATGGCCGGTGCATTGATGCGTGGCGAGCGTCCCGATCACACGTTGCAGGCGACAGCTCTGGTGAACGAGGCCTGTGTGCGGTTGTTGGACACCGAGGCACTGAAAAACGTTTCCGACCGCCGGTACATGTTCGGAATGGCCAACCGGGCGATGCGACAAATTTTGATCGATCACGCGCGGCGTCGTCGGACCAACAAACGCGGCGGTGACTACCAACGAGCTTCGTTGGACGTGGTGCTGGACAACTTTGAAGCCAACAACCGTTGCCAATACGAGGATTTGGAATCCGCGTTGGAAGGGTTGGAAGCGACGTCGCCTCGCCAACGTGAAGTCGTTGAACTGAGGTTCTTTTCCGGGCTGACAAACGAAGAAGTCGCCAAGGTTCTCGAAATCAGCGTGGCGACGGTGGAGCGAGATTGGCGATTGGCGAGAGCGAAGTTGTTCGATCAACTGCGAAGCGACGACGCATAG
- a CDS encoding alpha/beta hydrolase, giving the protein MYANASQSLAQSSTRRFLLGCSALLVSALLAVPASAQRNKRGEDPALKPRPVKLKTKDNIELTAFYFPSAEGKEAIPVLLIHEWKGQGSPYQKLCMAMRSAGLAVLLVEYRGHGNSRQYTAPNGEKEDFNIARMGKRDIQAIIQYDLEEAKQFLKQENNEGRLNLNALAVVGIQEGAIMASHWAVRDWGFPSVGRLKQGQDVKALVYVSPVKNFNGLTIDSTLRDRNVGVLPTMIVAGRESPEADEAERLGGRITALRKRLKIDGLEVKLESTSLSGPALINEVPSTASDIVKFIKANVPVSESENEWIER; this is encoded by the coding sequence ATGTACGCAAACGCATCTCAGTCACTCGCTCAATCGTCGACTCGCAGGTTTCTGCTCGGATGCTCCGCCTTGCTGGTTTCGGCGTTGCTTGCCGTTCCCGCTTCAGCACAACGAAACAAACGCGGCGAAGATCCGGCCCTCAAACCGCGACCGGTCAAACTCAAAACCAAAGACAACATCGAGCTGACCGCGTTCTACTTCCCGTCCGCGGAAGGCAAAGAAGCAATTCCGGTGCTGTTGATTCACGAGTGGAAAGGGCAGGGATCTCCTTATCAAAAACTCTGCATGGCAATGCGGTCGGCCGGTTTGGCGGTTCTGTTGGTTGAGTACCGTGGCCATGGGAACAGTCGGCAGTACACGGCCCCCAACGGTGAGAAGGAAGATTTCAACATCGCCAGAATGGGCAAACGCGACATCCAAGCGATCATCCAATATGACCTGGAAGAAGCCAAGCAATTTCTCAAGCAAGAGAACAACGAAGGTCGACTCAACCTCAACGCATTGGCCGTTGTCGGTATCCAAGAAGGTGCGATCATGGCCTCACATTGGGCAGTTCGCGACTGGGGATTTCCAAGTGTAGGGCGACTGAAACAAGGGCAAGACGTCAAAGCACTGGTTTATGTTTCGCCCGTGAAAAACTTCAACGGCCTGACAATCGATTCCACCTTGCGTGATCGAAATGTCGGCGTGCTGCCAACGATGATTGTCGCTGGCAGAGAAAGCCCGGAAGCCGACGAAGCGGAACGATTGGGCGGACGTATTACCGCACTTCGTAAGCGATTGAAGATCGATGGGTTGGAAGTCAAACTCGAAAGCACCAGCTTGAGCGGCCCAGCATTGATCAACGAGGTTCCTTCCACCGCGTCAGACATCGTCAAGTTCATCAAGGCCAACGTGCCGGTCAGTGAAAGCGAAAACGAATGGATCGAGCGTTGA